From a single Fulvivirga ulvae genomic region:
- the secA gene encoding preprotein translocase subunit SecA produces MLNFIAKIFGTKSEKDIKTLMPLVDKINQEYAQFASISDDELRNKTTEIQEQINASLKGIDDQIAALHQKIEDNPDLDIHEKEEVFSEIDKLEENRNKELEKVLMDVLPPAFAVVKETARRLKENKKLEVTATMHDKTIAAEKSNVEIQGEKAIWHNKWLAAGTEVTWEMLHYDVQLIGGIVLHQGKIAEMATGEGKTLVATLPAFLNALAKRGVHVVTVNDYLAKRDSEWMAPIFEFHGLRVDCIDKHDPNSDARRKAYLADITYGTNNEFGFDYLRDNMSRDPQELVQRKHHYAMVDEVDSVLIDEARTPLIISGPVPRGDEHEFYDLKPRINKLVEAQKKVTSLFLVEAKKLMADQNEKEGGLALFRAYRGLPKHKPLIKYLSEPGIRQILQKTENFYLQDNQKMMPEADEPLYFTIDEKHNSIELTEKGIDLITGEGEDQNFFIMPDIGTEIAQLEKDEQMTDEEKVAKKDEIVKDYAVKSQRIHSVNQLLKAYTLFEKDTEYILVDGKVKIVDEQTGRVMEGRRYSDGLHQAIEAKENVKVEDATQTYATVTLQNYFRMYHKLAGMTGTAETEAGEFWEIYELDVVVIPTNKPIARADKQDMVYKTVREKFNAVVDEVVSLTEQGRPVLVGTTSVEISELLSRMLNMRKIKHQVLNAKQHQREAEVVAEAGKPGTVTIATNMAGRGTDIKLSPESKAAGGLAIVGTERHESRRVDRQLRGRSGRQGDPGSSQFFVSLEDNLMRMFMPERIARIMDKLGLQEGEVISHSMVTKSIERAQKKVEENNFGIRKRLLEYDDVMNSQREVIYKRRRNALFGERLQLDIMTMLYDTCEDIVVNTKGGENFESFKLTVLGVLGIDFEISKEDFERISAEQLTDKLYHQAYEYYKRKNKGIAEKSLPIIKNIDETRGANIENIMVPFTDGKKQIGVAANLKKCVQTENAELVKAMEKMATLAIIDQLWKDHLREMDDLKQSVQNAVYEQKDPLLIYKFEGFELFKRFIAKVNEETISFLVKADIPIQEPEQVQEARSQRRQKLQEQKDESRSLLSGGGNAQANRPPAEKTMPLKSEKIVGRNDKVTVQYMDGRIEKDVKFKKVEEDIRNNKCVLVED; encoded by the coding sequence ATGTTAAATTTTATTGCAAAGATATTCGGTACAAAGTCTGAAAAAGATATCAAGACTTTGATGCCTCTGGTTGACAAGATCAACCAGGAATATGCTCAGTTTGCGAGCATTAGCGATGACGAACTAAGAAATAAGACCACAGAAATACAAGAACAAATAAATGCCTCGCTTAAAGGCATTGATGATCAAATAGCTGCGTTACATCAAAAAATTGAGGACAACCCCGATCTTGACATTCATGAAAAGGAAGAGGTTTTCTCCGAAATAGATAAACTGGAAGAGAACAGAAACAAAGAGCTTGAAAAAGTTTTGATGGACGTGCTTCCTCCCGCCTTTGCCGTAGTAAAGGAAACTGCCAGAAGACTTAAAGAAAACAAAAAGCTGGAAGTAACCGCTACAATGCATGACAAAACAATCGCTGCTGAAAAATCAAATGTAGAAATACAGGGAGAAAAAGCCATCTGGCATAATAAATGGCTGGCCGCGGGTACCGAGGTAACCTGGGAAATGCTACACTATGACGTACAGCTTATAGGAGGTATCGTATTACATCAGGGGAAAATCGCCGAGATGGCTACCGGTGAAGGTAAAACTCTTGTAGCTACTTTACCGGCATTCCTCAATGCCCTGGCTAAAAGAGGTGTGCATGTGGTAACTGTTAACGACTACCTCGCAAAAAGAGATAGCGAGTGGATGGCCCCTATATTTGAGTTCCACGGCCTAAGGGTAGATTGTATTGATAAGCATGATCCAAACTCAGACGCCAGAAGGAAGGCCTATCTTGCAGATATTACATACGGCACCAATAACGAGTTCGGCTTCGATTACCTTCGGGACAATATGTCCCGCGACCCGCAAGAGCTTGTACAAAGAAAGCATCACTACGCCATGGTCGATGAGGTTGACTCCGTACTTATTGATGAAGCCAGAACACCACTGATTATTTCGGGTCCGGTACCAAGAGGTGATGAACATGAGTTTTACGACCTCAAGCCAAGGATCAATAAACTTGTAGAGGCACAAAAGAAAGTTACCTCCCTGTTTTTGGTGGAAGCCAAGAAGCTTATGGCTGATCAAAATGAAAAAGAAGGAGGTTTAGCGCTTTTCAGAGCATACCGGGGGCTTCCAAAGCACAAACCGTTGATCAAATACCTCAGCGAACCGGGTATCAGGCAAATTCTGCAGAAAACAGAGAATTTCTACCTGCAGGATAATCAAAAAATGATGCCAGAGGCAGATGAACCTCTATATTTTACTATCGATGAGAAGCACAATAGCATAGAACTTACAGAAAAAGGTATAGACCTCATCACTGGTGAAGGAGAGGATCAAAACTTCTTTATTATGCCTGACATTGGTACTGAAATCGCTCAACTGGAAAAGGATGAGCAAATGACCGATGAAGAAAAAGTGGCCAAGAAAGATGAGATCGTTAAGGATTATGCTGTAAAATCTCAGCGCATACACTCTGTCAATCAGCTTCTGAAAGCCTACACACTGTTTGAAAAGGATACGGAATATATTCTCGTAGATGGGAAAGTTAAAATCGTAGATGAACAGACAGGTCGTGTAATGGAAGGGAGGAGATACTCTGACGGTCTTCACCAGGCGATAGAAGCCAAGGAGAATGTAAAAGTTGAAGATGCTACCCAGACGTATGCTACGGTAACTTTACAAAATTATTTCAGGATGTACCATAAACTTGCCGGTATGACTGGTACAGCCGAAACTGAAGCTGGTGAATTTTGGGAAATTTATGAGCTGGATGTAGTAGTAATACCTACAAACAAACCTATCGCAAGAGCAGACAAGCAGGATATGGTTTACAAAACAGTTCGGGAGAAATTCAATGCCGTAGTAGATGAGGTGGTAAGCCTGACCGAACAGGGCCGCCCGGTACTTGTAGGTACCACTTCTGTGGAGATTTCCGAATTGCTGAGCCGAATGCTTAATATGAGAAAGATTAAGCACCAGGTACTTAATGCGAAACAGCACCAGAGAGAGGCAGAGGTTGTGGCTGAAGCCGGAAAGCCCGGTACTGTAACCATTGCTACAAACATGGCAGGTAGAGGTACCGATATTAAGCTTTCCCCTGAATCCAAAGCCGCCGGCGGTCTTGCTATTGTAGGTACGGAAAGACATGAATCCAGACGTGTAGACAGACAGCTAAGAGGTCGTTCAGGTCGCCAGGGAGATCCGGGTTCATCGCAATTCTTCGTTTCCCTGGAAGACAACCTGATGCGGATGTTTATGCCTGAACGTATAGCGCGTATCATGGATAAACTCGGCTTACAGGAAGGAGAAGTTATTTCTCATTCTATGGTAACCAAATCCATTGAGCGTGCTCAGAAGAAAGTGGAAGAAAATAACTTCGGTATAAGAAAAAGGCTACTGGAGTATGATGATGTAATGAACTCTCAAAGAGAGGTGATTTATAAAAGAAGAAGAAACGCCCTGTTTGGTGAGCGACTTCAGCTTGATATCATGACCATGCTCTATGATACGTGCGAAGATATAGTAGTCAATACAAAAGGTGGTGAGAACTTTGAAAGCTTCAAACTCACTGTACTCGGAGTGTTAGGTATTGACTTCGAAATTTCCAAAGAGGATTTTGAAAGGATTTCTGCAGAGCAATTAACTGACAAGCTTTACCACCAGGCTTACGAGTACTACAAGCGGAAAAACAAAGGAATTGCGGAAAAGTCTCTGCCTATCATTAAAAACATAGATGAAACAAGGGGAGCCAACATTGAGAACATCATGGTGCCATTTACTGATGGCAAAAAGCAAATTGGTGTGGCCGCTAACCTAAAAAAATGTGTACAGACCGAAAACGCTGAGTTGGTAAAAGCAATGGAAAAAATGGCAACCCTTGCCATTATTGACCAGTTATGGAAAGACCACCTGCGAGAAATGGACGACCTGAAGCAAAGTGTCCAGAATGCCGTTTACGAACAAAAAGATCCTCTTTTGATCTATAAATTCGAAGGTTTTGAGCTTTTCAAACGGTTTATTGCCAAAGTTAATGAAGAAACTATCTCATTCCTTGTAAAGGCAGATATCCCTATTCAAGAACCTGAGCAGGTACAAGAGGCACGATCTCAGAGAAGACAAAAACTACAGGAACAAAAAGACGAATCGCGTTCGTTACTAAGTGGCGGTGGCAATGCACAGGCCAACAGACCTCCGGCAGAAAAAACCATGCCTCTTAAATCAGAAAAGATTGTAGGTCGAAATGATAAAGTTACTGTCCAGTATATGGATGGTCGCATTGAAAAAGATGTAAAATTCAAAAAAGTAGAGGAAGATATCAGAAATAACAAGTGCGTATTAGTTGAAGATTAA
- the dapF gene encoding diaminopimelate epimerase gives MDNIKFYKYQATGNDFILIDNRSTQHRFSSKQIQKLCDRKFGIGADGLILIQDHDNYDFEMVYYNPDGSQSLCGNGSRCAVNFASYLGIVDKSTRFLAYDGEHLAEILDNEAVRLKMANVQNVRLMADGMFIDTGSPHLIKYVINVKNYRVYDEGKAIRNGGLFKEAGVNVNFVEITGNSEIFARTYERGVENETLSCGTGVTAAAISASHKGLESPVTVNTMGGTLAVEFKKQDDGSYSEVYLIGPAERVFEGAIEMPV, from the coding sequence ATGGATAATATCAAATTTTATAAATATCAGGCTACAGGTAATGATTTCATACTCATTGACAACCGCAGTACGCAGCACCGCTTTTCTTCAAAACAGATACAAAAACTGTGTGACCGTAAATTTGGTATCGGTGCAGACGGGCTGATCCTGATCCAGGACCACGACAACTATGACTTCGAAATGGTTTACTACAACCCGGATGGCAGTCAGAGCCTTTGCGGAAATGGCAGCAGGTGCGCTGTAAATTTTGCCAGTTATTTGGGGATAGTCGACAAATCAACGCGTTTTCTGGCCTATGATGGTGAGCACCTGGCAGAAATCCTTGACAATGAAGCTGTAAGATTAAAAATGGCTAATGTACAAAATGTCAGGTTAATGGCAGATGGTATGTTTATTGATACGGGCTCACCACACCTGATCAAGTATGTGATCAATGTAAAGAATTACAGGGTGTATGACGAAGGAAAAGCCATCCGCAACGGCGGATTATTTAAGGAGGCCGGAGTAAATGTGAACTTTGTTGAAATTACGGGCAACTCGGAAATCTTCGCCAGAACTTATGAAAGAGGTGTTGAAAATGAAACACTTTCCTGCGGCACAGGAGTTACGGCTGCGGCCATTTCTGCCAGTCATAAAGGTCTTGAAAGTCCGGTTACCGTCAATACCATGGGAGGAACACTGGCGGTAGAATTCAAAAAGCAAGATGATGGCAGTTATTCTGAAGTTTATCTTATAGGACCCGCAGAAAGAGTTTTTGAAGGCGCCATTGAAATGCCAGTGTAA
- a CDS encoding DUF4834 family protein encodes MLKFLIIAFLIGFLFFKLLGLFFRILIGRSAADRSGGRAYQNQQYQSGRSNDGNVNIDYVPKNGSNKSPKAFKGGEYVDYEEIK; translated from the coding sequence ATGTTGAAATTTCTGATTATTGCGTTTCTGATAGGGTTTCTGTTTTTCAAACTTCTGGGTCTTTTTTTCAGGATTCTCATTGGAAGATCAGCAGCTGACAGATCAGGAGGAAGGGCATACCAAAATCAGCAATATCAGTCCGGAAGGAGCAACGACGGGAATGTAAACATTGATTATGTTCCAAAAAATGGCTCAAACAAGTCACCAAAAGCTTTTAAGGGCGGTGAATACGTTGATTATGAGGAAATAAAATAA
- the carB gene encoding carbamoyl-phosphate synthase large subunit, which produces MPRDRSIRSVLIIGSGPIVIGQACEFDYSGSQASRSLREEGIEVILINSNPATIMTDKVTADHIYLKPLTKQSIREILQKHNVDAVLPTMGGQTALNLAIDCQKAGIWEHFGVKIIGVDINAIETTEDREKFRLKMNELGVHVCKGETATSFLQGKEIAQEIGFPLVIRPSYTLGGSGGGFVNTPDEFEKALTHGLHTSPIHEVLIEQSILGWKEYELELLRDSKGNIIIICSIENFDPMGVHTGDSITVAPAMTLPDTVYQEMRNLAIKMMNGIGMFAGGCNVQFAVNPENDDIVGIEINPRVSRSSALASKATGYPIAKIAAKLAIGYNLDELKNAITGTTSAYFEPALDYVIVKIPRWNFDKFQGSNKKLGLQMKSVGEVMGIGRNFQEALQKACQSLEIKRNGLGADGKELTKQQEILESLEHPSWNRLFHIYDAFKLGIPFKTIQNLTKIDKWFLIQIEELIVLENEISKYTIDNIPAALLRSAKEKGYADRQLGHLMNCWESEVRSKRKELGVNRVYKLVDTCAAEFEAQTPYYYSTFDQENESKITDRKKIVVLGSGPNRIGQGIEFDYSCVHGILAAKECGYETIMINCNPETVSTDFDVADKLYFEPVFWEHIYDIIEHEKPEGVIVQLGGQTALKLAEKLEKYGIRILGTNFQSLDLAEDRGSFSNILRENDIPYPQFGVAEDAETAIELSKEIGFPLLVRPSYVLGGQSMKIVINEKELESHIIDILKKIPGNKVLLDHFLDGAIEAEADAICDGEDVHIIGIMQHIEPAGIHSGDSYAVLPPYNLGDFVIRQIEAYTKKIALALNTVGLINIQFAIKDDKVYIIEANPRASRTVPFICKAYDEPYVNYAVKVMLGEKKVKDFKFNPKKHGYAIKEPVFSFDKFPNVNKELGPEMKSTGEAIYFIDDLMDDYFLKIYSERNLYLSK; this is translated from the coding sequence ATGCCAAGAGATAGAAGCATCAGGTCAGTTTTAATTATCGGAAGCGGGCCTATTGTCATCGGTCAAGCATGTGAATTCGATTATTCAGGTTCTCAAGCATCACGTTCGTTAAGAGAAGAGGGAATAGAAGTTATTTTGATTAACTCTAACCCGGCAACAATCATGACCGACAAGGTCACCGCAGATCACATCTATCTTAAACCTCTTACCAAGCAGTCAATCAGGGAAATCTTACAAAAGCACAATGTAGATGCCGTACTTCCTACCATGGGAGGGCAAACTGCATTGAACCTGGCTATCGATTGTCAAAAAGCTGGTATTTGGGAGCACTTCGGTGTAAAGATCATAGGTGTTGATATTAACGCAATAGAAACCACGGAAGACAGGGAGAAATTCCGGCTTAAAATGAACGAGTTGGGTGTTCATGTCTGTAAAGGAGAAACAGCCACCTCATTTCTTCAAGGTAAGGAAATCGCCCAGGAAATTGGCTTCCCGCTTGTTATCAGGCCATCTTACACGCTGGGGGGTTCCGGCGGTGGTTTTGTCAATACACCGGATGAGTTTGAAAAAGCACTTACCCACGGATTACATACCTCGCCTATTCATGAGGTACTTATCGAGCAAAGCATTCTGGGCTGGAAAGAATATGAACTGGAATTGCTTAGAGACAGCAAAGGTAACATTATCATTATCTGCTCAATAGAGAACTTTGATCCGATGGGTGTACATACGGGAGACTCCATCACCGTAGCCCCAGCCATGACACTACCGGATACTGTATATCAGGAGATGCGTAACCTTGCCATCAAAATGATGAATGGTATAGGTATGTTCGCCGGAGGTTGCAATGTCCAGTTTGCGGTTAACCCTGAAAATGATGATATCGTGGGCATTGAGATCAACCCCAGAGTATCAAGATCATCGGCCCTTGCATCAAAAGCAACAGGCTACCCCATAGCAAAAATTGCTGCAAAGCTGGCTATAGGCTACAACCTTGATGAGCTTAAAAATGCAATTACAGGTACCACATCCGCATACTTTGAGCCCGCACTTGACTATGTGATTGTTAAAATACCTCGCTGGAACTTTGATAAATTCCAGGGTTCAAATAAAAAGCTTGGCCTGCAGATGAAGTCTGTTGGTGAAGTAATGGGTATCGGAAGAAATTTCCAGGAAGCCCTGCAAAAAGCATGTCAGTCCCTTGAAATCAAAAGAAACGGACTAGGAGCTGATGGCAAAGAACTGACAAAACAGCAGGAGATCCTCGAAAGTCTGGAACACCCGAGCTGGAACAGACTTTTCCATATCTATGATGCCTTCAAGCTGGGAATACCATTTAAAACTATTCAGAACCTTACTAAAATAGACAAATGGTTCCTTATCCAGATCGAAGAACTGATCGTTTTGGAAAATGAAATCTCAAAATATACTATAGATAATATCCCCGCGGCCCTGCTTAGATCAGCCAAAGAAAAAGGCTACGCCGATCGCCAGTTAGGCCACCTCATGAATTGCTGGGAGAGCGAAGTTCGCAGTAAGCGAAAGGAGTTGGGCGTCAACAGGGTTTACAAACTTGTAGATACCTGTGCAGCCGAATTTGAAGCTCAAACACCATATTACTACTCTACCTTTGACCAGGAAAATGAATCGAAAATTACTGACCGGAAAAAGATAGTAGTTTTAGGGTCAGGTCCAAACAGGATAGGTCAGGGTATTGAATTTGATTACTCTTGTGTGCATGGCATTTTGGCAGCTAAAGAGTGTGGTTATGAGACTATCATGATCAACTGCAACCCCGAGACAGTTTCTACAGACTTCGATGTAGCTGACAAGCTATATTTCGAACCTGTTTTCTGGGAGCACATTTATGATATCATCGAGCATGAAAAACCTGAAGGTGTAATCGTTCAGCTTGGCGGACAGACAGCACTAAAGCTCGCCGAGAAACTCGAAAAGTATGGCATCAGGATTCTGGGCACTAACTTCCAGTCACTTGATCTTGCTGAGGACAGAGGTAGTTTCTCCAACATTCTGAGGGAAAACGATATACCTTACCCGCAATTTGGTGTGGCTGAAGATGCTGAAACCGCTATTGAGCTGTCAAAAGAGATCGGGTTCCCGCTGCTTGTAAGACCTTCTTACGTATTAGGTGGCCAAAGCATGAAGATCGTGATCAATGAAAAAGAACTTGAATCACACATTATTGATATTCTCAAAAAAATACCAGGTAACAAAGTATTGCTTGACCACTTTCTTGATGGAGCTATAGAAGCTGAAGCAGATGCTATCTGCGATGGAGAGGATGTACACATAATCGGCATTATGCAGCACATAGAGCCGGCAGGTATTCATTCCGGAGACTCCTATGCGGTGCTGCCTCCTTATAACTTGGGAGACTTCGTGATCCGCCAGATTGAGGCGTATACTAAAAAGATAGCACTGGCACTTAACACCGTAGGTCTTATCAATATACAATTTGCCATTAAAGATGATAAGGTATATATCATTGAGGCCAACCCAAGGGCATCCCGTACGGTTCCATTTATTTGCAAAGCATATGATGAACCATACGTTAACTATGCTGTTAAAGTAATGTTAGGTGAAAAGAAGGTTAAAGACTTTAAATTTAACCCTAAAAAGCATGGTTATGCCATTAAGGAACCGGTGTTCTCATTTGATAAATTCCCTAATGTAAATAAAGAGCTTGGCCCTGAGATGAAATCTACCGGAGAAGCCATTTATTTCATTGATGACCTGATGGACGACTATTTCCTAAAAATATACTCTGAACGAAACTTATATCTGAGTAAATAA
- a CDS encoding dipeptidase: MKIIKPILFLLVILMGCQPGQTEESTEISDADLQIRANELAHKFIITDGHIDLPYRLKEDNFNIESDKEILIKTEKGDFDYERAKKGGLDAPFMSIYIPASYQETGGAKELADSLINMVRSITQAYPDKFAIATSPEQVKEQFASGKISLPMGMENGAPIGDDLSNVAYFHQRGIRYITLTHSKDNLICDSSYDTTRTWNGLSAFGREVVSEMNNVGIMIDVSHISDSTFYQVMKLSKAPVIASHSSCRHFTPGFERNMSDEMIKLLGEKDGVIQINFGSTFLDQRSRDVRQHITDYLQSNNLTPEDSAAKAYIASYSKENPIYSNVQKVADHIDQVVKIAGIDHVGLGSDFDGVGDTLPEGLKDVSHYPNLIYELLKRGYSEEDIEKICYKNVFRVWEETARVAASN, from the coding sequence ATGAAAATTATCAAACCAATATTATTTCTGTTGGTCATCCTGATGGGATGTCAACCCGGGCAAACCGAAGAATCCACTGAAATATCTGATGCCGACCTTCAGATAAGGGCCAATGAGCTGGCTCATAAATTCATCATTACGGATGGCCATATTGATCTGCCTTACAGGTTGAAAGAGGATAACTTTAATATTGAATCTGATAAAGAGATACTTATCAAAACGGAAAAAGGTGACTTCGACTACGAACGAGCAAAGAAAGGTGGCCTTGACGCTCCGTTTATGTCTATCTATATTCCGGCCTCTTATCAGGAAACTGGCGGAGCTAAAGAGCTGGCTGACAGCCTTATAAATATGGTAAGGTCAATTACACAAGCATATCCTGACAAGTTTGCCATTGCAACTTCTCCTGAGCAGGTTAAGGAACAATTTGCATCGGGTAAAATCTCTCTGCCTATGGGTATGGAAAATGGAGCACCAATAGGTGACGACCTCAGTAATGTAGCTTATTTCCACCAGCGTGGCATCCGGTACATTACCCTCACACACTCTAAAGACAACCTGATTTGCGACTCCTCTTATGACACTACCCGTACATGGAATGGACTCAGTGCTTTTGGACGTGAGGTAGTCAGTGAAATGAACAATGTAGGTATCATGATCGATGTTTCACATATTTCTGATAGCACTTTCTATCAGGTCATGAAGCTGAGCAAAGCTCCGGTTATTGCCTCGCATTCGTCATGCAGGCATTTTACGCCTGGCTTTGAACGCAATATGTCAGATGAGATGATCAAACTATTGGGTGAGAAAGATGGTGTTATCCAGATCAACTTCGGCTCTACTTTCCTGGATCAGCGGTCGCGTGATGTGAGGCAGCATATCACTGATTACCTCCAGTCAAACAACCTTACCCCCGAAGATTCTGCTGCTAAGGCATACATAGCTAGCTATTCCAAAGAGAACCCAATCTACAGCAACGTGCAGAAGGTGGCTGACCATATTGACCAGGTGGTGAAAATAGCAGGTATTGACCATGTTGGTCTGGGTTCTGACTTTGATGGTGTTGGGGATACACTTCCTGAAGGGCTGAAAGATGTGTCTCATTACCCTAACCTGATCTATGAATTGCTCAAAAGGGGCTATTCAGAAGAAGATATTGAAAAAATATGTTACAAGAATGTGTTCAGAGTGTGGGAAGAAACCGCCAGGGTAGCCGCTTCTAACTAA
- a CDS encoding cytochrome b5 domain-containing protein, with product MESGNLPFYTTGQLALRNGQDKEEVWIAYRGIIYDVTKSKLWRDGKHYEHWAGQDLTKELADAPHNENVFDKFKAVGKLAPLPN from the coding sequence GTGGAGTCAGGCAACTTACCTTTTTATACAACCGGCCAATTAGCCCTGAGAAACGGTCAGGATAAAGAAGAAGTATGGATTGCTTACAGAGGTATCATTTATGATGTCACTAAATCTAAACTTTGGAGAGATGGTAAACACTATGAACACTGGGCTGGCCAGGACCTGACCAAAGAACTCGCTGATGCCCCTCATAACGAGAATGTATTTGACAAGTTTAAAGCAGTAGGGAAACTTGCTCCACTTCCAAATTAG